One segment of Ipomoea triloba cultivar NCNSP0323 chromosome 12, ASM357664v1 DNA contains the following:
- the LOC115999772 gene encoding putative germin-like protein 8-1, which translates to MVSLQMASIVLLALLASFARANDNNPLQDFCVADPQAAVFVNGKACKDPKLVEADDFYKAAGFNTPDGGVNLASLGLVIKYLTAGEFPGLNTMGLSIARLDFKPNGLIPPHTHPRASEVVFVLEGTILVGFVSSNPLNGQKNKLYPKTLNAGDVFIFPMGLVHFFYNIGRTNALVFSAFSSQNPGYVSVANSVFGTEPPIPDDVLAKGFRLNKLVIDYLHKQKWDLI; encoded by the exons ATGGTGAGTCTCCAAATGGCATCCATAGTCCTTTTGGCTTTACTAGCTTCGTTTGCTCGCGCAAATGATAACAACCCCTTACAAGATTTTTGTGTTGCCGATCCCCAAGCTGCAG tgTTTGTGAATGGGAAGGCTTGCAAGGACCCAAAACTTGTTGAAGCAGATGATTTCTACAAGGCTGCTGGGTTTAACACCCCTGATGGAGGTGTTAATCTTGCTTCTTTGGGACTGGTAATAAAGTATCTAACTGCGGGTGAATTCCCAGGGCTGAACACCATGGGGTTGTCAATCGCTCGTCTAGATTTTAAACCCAATGGCCTAATCCCACCCCACACCCACCCTCGAGCCTCCGAGGTTGTGTTTGTTCTAGAAGGCACTATTCTCGTTGGCTTTGTCTCTTCAAATCCACTCAACGGTCAAAAGAATAAGCTTTACCCCAAAACACTTAACGCTGGCGACGTCTTCATTTTTCCCATGGGACTCGTTCACTTCTTCTACAATATTGGGCGCACCAATGCTTTAGTGTTTTCAGCTTTCAGTAGCCAAAATCCAGGATATGTCTCCGTTGCTAATTCTGTCTTTGGAACTGAGCCGCCAATTCCAGACGATGTTCTCGCCAAAGGATTCCGCCTCAATAAACTAGTCATTGACTATCTTCATAAACAGAAGTGGGATCTTATCTAA
- the LOC115999771 gene encoding germin-like protein subfamily 1 member 7: MVSLQMASIVLLALLASFASAHDNNPLQDFCVAVNDSQAAVFVNGKPCKDPKLVEANDFYKAAGFNTPVGGFNLNSLGLIVKYLNVDRFPGLNTMGLAIARTDFKPNGLIPPHIHPRGSEVVFVLKGTLEVGFVSSNPLNGQKNKLFPKTLKPGDVFVFPMGLVHFFYNVGRSNALMFSAFSSQKPGYVTLANSVFGSEPSISDDVLTKAFRLNKNVIDSLQSQNWERI, from the exons ATGGTGAGTCTCCAAATGGCATCCATAGTCCTATTGGCTTTACTAGCTTCGTTTGCTAGCGCACATGATAACAACCCCTTGCAAGATTTTTGTGTTGCAGTTAACGATTCCCAAGCTGCAG TGTTTGTGAATGGGAAGCCTTGCAAGGACCCAAAACTTGTTGAAGCAAATGATTTCTACAAGGCCGCTGGGTTTAACACCCCTGTTGGAGGTTTTAATCTTAATTCTTTGGGACTGATAGTAAAGTATCTAAATGTGGACCGATTCCCAGGGCTGAACACCATGGGGTTGGCAATCGCTCGTACAGATTTTAAACCCAATGGCCTAATCCCACCCCACATCCACCCTCGAGGCAGTGAGGTTGTGTTTGTTCTGAAAGGCACTCTTGAAGTTGGCTTTGTCTCTTCAAATCCACTCAACGGTCAAAAGAATAAGCTTTTCCCCAAAACCCTTAAACCTGGCGACGTCTTCGTTTTTCCCATGGGACTCGTTCACTTCTTCTACAATGTTGGGCGCTCCAATGCTTTAATGTTTTCGGCTTTCAGTAGCCAAAAGCCAGGGTATGTCACCCTTGCTAATTCTGTCTTTGGATCTGAACCGTCAATTTCAGACGATGTTCTCACCAAAGCATTCCGCCTcaataaaaatgtcattgaCTCTCTTCAATCACAGAACTGGGAACGTATCTAA
- the LOC115999770 gene encoding transcription factor TCP20-like: MDPKGSNQQEEDERLSNIPHPTSKAMMNTSNNTDENSNKRAVAEVKDFQIMVADKEEGGKRQHQLAPPKRSSNKDRHTKVEGRGRRIRMPALCAARIFQLTRELGHKSDGETIQWLLQQAEPSIIAATGSGSMPASALAAAGASISMPMAIGMGLHNQNLDELGAQVQIGAVDSNSRAAWPLIGGNLGRHHHMSTPGLWPPAAAFMSSPSSSSSTSTTNLGNETSNYQHNKGGFPGFDLPFTQINPMSFTSLLSATNPQLPGLELGLSQDAHIGALNNQALTHIYHQQQQMEQPRMQEQPRMQEQHQPSPKDDSQGSE, from the coding sequence ATGGATCCCAAGGGCTCAAATCAGCAGGAGGAAGATGAAAGGTTGTCGAACATCCCACACCCCACCAGCAAGGCGATGATGAATACGAGCAACAACACGGATGAGAATAGTAATAAAAGAGCCGTAGCAGAGGTCAAAGACTTTCAGATTATGGTGGCCGAcaaagaagagggcggcaagagGCAGCATCAGTTGGCTCCCCCAAAGCGAAGCTCCAATAAGGACAGGCACACCAAAGTGGAAGGGCGAGGGAGGAGGATTAGGATGCCTGCTCTCTGCGCCGCCAGAATCTTCCAGTTGACCCGAGAATTAGGCCACAAATCCGACGGAGAGACCATTCAGTGGCTCTTACAGCAGGCGGAGCCGTCGATTATTGCGGCAACGGGGAGTGGGAGCATGCCTGCCTCGGCCTTGGCGGCCGCCGGAGCTTCAATTTCTATGCCTATGGCTATAGGGATGGGATTGCATAATCAGAATTTGGATGAATTGGGGGCTCAAGTTCAGATAGGGGCCGTTGATAGTAATAGTAGGGCCGCTTGGCCATTAATTGGTGGGAATTTAGGGAGACACCATCATATGTCCACGCCGGGACTATGGCCCCCAGCTGCCGCTTTTATGTCATCACcatcctcatcttcttcaacttctACTACCAATTTGGGAAACGAAACTTCAAATTATCAGCACAACAAGGGTGGATTCCCCGGTTTTGACCTACCTTTCACCCAAATCAATCCCATGAGTTTTACCTCACTTTTAAGTGCCACTAACCCTCAGCTTCCTGGTTTGGAACTTGGGCTATCACAAGATGCTCATATAGGGGCTTTAAACAATCAAGCCTTGACCCATATTTATCACCAGCAGCAGCAGATGGAACAGCCCAGAATGCAAGAACAGCCCAGAATGCAAGAACAGCACCAACCCTCTCCTAAGGATGATTCTCAGGGATCAGAATAG